One genomic window of Cololabis saira isolate AMF1-May2022 chromosome 3, fColSai1.1, whole genome shotgun sequence includes the following:
- the LOC133440945 gene encoding transmembrane protein 158, with product MLKSSPTLLLALVAALLLLIPACRGWSDEDLLLPPVNSSNRFMANLDVDVDVRFSKRSVEESDPPQSLQQSQSQCNVSVHRLLPTSLVARWDSSLGFQCDLLIYTTNNHGRAFFSASFNRAISPVVVEHLGVSGGQQELRLCVGCGMSRYRRFGMQGQGQGQGGRSKGQHAGEQVTFCCVDFSLDELKGDKSWRLNRKPIESTLVACFMTLVIIVWSVAALIWPVPIIAGFLPNGMEQRRPR from the coding sequence ATGCTGAAGTCCTCCCCGACCCTGCTGCTGGCTCTGGTGGccgcgctgctgctgctcatcccGGCATGCCGAGGCTGGAGCGACGAGGACCTGCTCCTGCCGCCCGTCAACTCCTCCAACAGGTTCATGGCCAACCTGGACGTGGACGTGGACGTGCGCTTCTCCAAGAGGTCTGTGGAGGAGAGCGACCCCCCGCAGAGCCTGCAGCAGTCCCAGTCCCAGTGCAACGTGAGCGTCCACAGACTGCTGCCCACGTCCCTGGTGGCGCGCTGGGACAGCAGCCTGGGCTTCCAGTGCGACCTGCTCATCTACACCACCAACAACCACGGCAGGGCGTTCTTCTCCGCGTCCTTCAACCGGGCCATCTCCCCCGTGGTGGTGGAGCACCTGGGGGTGTCCGGGGGCCAGCAGGAGCTGCGGCTGTGCGTGGGCTGCGGGATGTCCCGCTACCGCAGGTTTGGCATGCAGGGCCAGGGCCAGGGCCAGGGGGGCAGGTCCAAGGGCCAGCACGCCGGGGAGCAGGTCACTTTCTGCTGCGTGGATTTCAGCCTGGATGAACTGAAGGGGGACAAAAGTTGGAGGCTGAACAGAAAGCCAATCGAGTCCACACTTGTGGCTTGTTTCATGACTTTGGTCATCATCGTGTGGAGTGTTGCTGCTCTCATATGGCCGGTGCCCATCATTGCAGGATTTCTGCCCAACGGGATGGAGCAAAGGAGACCGAGATAA